A portion of the Anabas testudineus chromosome 22, fAnaTes1.2, whole genome shotgun sequence genome contains these proteins:
- the si:ch211-15d5.11 gene encoding nuclear receptor coactivator 7 isoform X2 — MAQSVRRPKTLGAMDHEPKKDKTRTSYFGNVKSRLGSKLPPGISQPPQFAKGPWEIQPQPRVLQDPSDINKHQHQPTVGRPLNHIPHIRNPKLRQYYLQGTSWDPNNVAMKQEHMGALSGDSSGSTGLPGDTVFSVSSQFSSNSTSSAEGSKMGHNTSSNVSSPSAFLIPRELAVPKAKNTSTGHGSSQTELNSNSDPREKQDVEVDQDSLDTLSAPPHSPSPEAEYDKLLDVEAVPLPDGQLCLLALPPECCQGEGPEAMPCLKLFCRYITDRKGVVSGILLVTSNKIFFDPCKTLALVKEHGCEEYLLSCSVDNLASVSFFSDISHVHFNTSQQRRKGKKMSQKTMKCKASKPTLPHLKGESMPSLVSAVSSDLSSLGLSLTKDVSEEEEMESRDMAEAELELDSSPLEVLSEASVGGLGAVVLNSAATFCCGGQEAESKMKMELLHNDDTQTSNVKSQTTVPQKSSVGGSGSLMFVRLRVQLPAGKKKGVGGLHLGSTKTLPQRDAWLALSQESSDKLYAYLTQCRPDLCIIEGGEQEREADRDEEEFVLIEDEKEEEDNEGEVFQRHRSSGDDWEMVLMEDGGEKLLVTDRDPEGLNNIVESSQILEASHVKEICKELPPRTVGHTWRLAYSTSRHGASLKSLYRKVGATDSPVLIVIKDALDEIFGAFLSHPLRPSETFYGTGETFLFMLHPRFKCFRWTGENSFFIKGDLDSFAIGGGSGHFGLWLDENLYLGRSSPCLTFNNCCLSETDDFRVMELEVWSFS; from the exons ATGGCTCAGTCTGTGAGGAGGCCCAAGACTTTAGGGGCCATGGACCACGAGCCCAAGAAGGACAAGACCAGGACCAGCTACTTTGGCAATGTCAAGAGCAG GCTAGGTTCAAAGCTTCCTCCTGGCATCTCTCAGCCTCCACAGTTTGCTAAGGGGCCCTGGGAGATTCAGCCTCAGCCTCGAGTACTGCAGGACCCCTCAGACATAAACAAGCATCAACACCAACCCACTGTGGGCCGGCCTCTCAACCACATCCCCCACATCAGAAACCCCAAACTGCGGCAGTACTACCTGCAAG GGACCTCATGGGATCCAAACAATGTTGCAATGAAACAAGAACATATGGGTGCACTGTCAGGTGACAGCTCAGGCAGCACA GGTCTTCCTGGAGACACAGTGTTTAGTGTCTCATCCCAGTTCAGCAGTAACAGTACATCCTCAGCAGAAGGGAGCAAAATGGGCCACAATACCTCCTCAAATGTATCCTCCCCTTCTGCTTTCCTCATACCTAGAGAG CTGGCTGTCCCGAAGGCAAAAAACACTTCCACCGGTCACGGATCGTCTCAAACAGAGCTGAACTCAAACTCTGATCCTAGAGAGAAGCAGGATGTGGAGGTTGATCAGGACTCTTTGGATACACTatctgctccacctcactctccctcacCAGAAGCAGAATATGACAAACTACTG GATGTGGAGGCGGTACCGCTGCCTGATGGACAGCTCTGCTTATTGGCTCTGCCGCCGGAGTGCTGTCAGGGGGAAGGACCAGAGGCCATGCCATGCCTCAAACTCTTCTGCCGCTACATCACCGACCGAAAG GGTGTGGTTTCCGGCATCCTGCTGGTCACATCCAATAAGATCTTCTTTGACCCATGTAAGACACTTGCTCTGGTGAAGGAACATGGCTGTGAGGAGTATCTCCTGTCCTGTTCTGTTGACAACCTGGCATCAGTCTCCTTTTTCTCTGACATCTCACATGTTCACTTCAACACCTCCCAACAGAG gagaaaaggaaagaaaatgtcccagaaaaccatgaaatgcaAAGCAAGCAAACCTACCTTACCACACCTGAAGGGGGAGTCGATGCCTTCTCTGGTGTCTGCAGTTTCATCAGACTTGTCCAGCCTGGGTCTGAGCCTGACTAAAGATGTTtctgaagaagaggagatggagagcaGAGACATGGCAGAGGCAGAGTTGGAGCTTGATAGTAGCCCTCTAGAGGTGCTGTCTGAGGCGTCCGTGGGTGGTCTGGGAGCGGTTGTTCTGAACAGCGCTGCCACCTTCTGCTGTGGAGGTCAAGAGGCAGAGAGTAAGATGAAGATGGAGCTGCTGCACAATGATGACACCCAGACATCTAATGTGAAGAGTCAGACAACAG taCCGCAAAAGTCATCAGTAGGTGGTTCTGGGAGTCTGATGTTTGTGCGGCTGCGGGTTCAGCTGCCcgcaggaaagaaaaaaggtgtAGGAGGTCTTCATCTGGGGTCAACCAAAACTTTACCGCAAAGGGATGCATGGCTTGCCCTTTCACAAGAGAG CTCTGACAAGTTGTACGCCTACCTAACACAATGTCGGCCAGACTTGTGTATCATTGAGGGAGgggagcaggagagggaggCAGACCGTGATGAAGAGGAGTTTGTACTTATTGAGGacgagaaggaggaggaggacaatgAAGGAGAGGTGTTCCAGAGGCACCGCAGCTCAGGAGACGACTGGGAG ATGGTGTTAATGGAAGATGGTGGGGAGAAGCTCCTGGTCACCGACCGGGATCCTGAGGGACTTAATAATATTGTAGAGAGCAGTCAGATTTTAGAAGCCTCACATGTTAAAGAG ATATGCAAAGAGCTTCCTCCCAGGACAGTCGGCCACACCTGGCGCTTGGCTTACAGCACGTCTCGTCATGGTGCTAGTCTCAAGTCCCTCTACAGAAAAGTCGGGGCTACGGACTCTCCTGTGCTTATTGTTATCAAAGATGCACTTGATGAG atATTTGGGGCCTTCCTCTCCCACCCTCTGAGGCCCAGTGAGACGTTCTATGGCACAGGAGAAACGTTCCTCTTCATGTTGCACCCTCGCTTCAAG TGCTTCAGATGGACTGGAGAAAACTCCTTTTTCATTAAAGGAGACTTGGACTCCTTTGCTATTGGTGGAGGCAG tggTCACTTTGGTCTGTGGCTGGATGAGAATCTGTACCTGGGTCGCAGCAGCCCCTGCTTAACTTTCAACAACTGCTGCCTCTCAGAAACAGATGACTTCCGTGTAATGGAGCTGGAGGTGTGGTCCTTCAGCTGA
- the si:ch211-15d5.11 gene encoding nuclear receptor coactivator 7 isoform X1: MAQSVRRPKTLGAMDHEPKKDKTRTSYFGNVKSRLGSKLPPGISQPPQFAKGPWEIQPQPRVLQDPSDINKHQHQPTVGRPLNHIPHIRNPKLRQYYLQGTSWDPNNVAMKQEHMGALSGDSSGSTGLPGDTVFSVSSQFSSNSTSSAEGSKMGHNTSSNVSSPSAFLIPREQLAVPKAKNTSTGHGSSQTELNSNSDPREKQDVEVDQDSLDTLSAPPHSPSPEAEYDKLLDVEAVPLPDGQLCLLALPPECCQGEGPEAMPCLKLFCRYITDRKGVVSGILLVTSNKIFFDPCKTLALVKEHGCEEYLLSCSVDNLASVSFFSDISHVHFNTSQQRRKGKKMSQKTMKCKASKPTLPHLKGESMPSLVSAVSSDLSSLGLSLTKDVSEEEEMESRDMAEAELELDSSPLEVLSEASVGGLGAVVLNSAATFCCGGQEAESKMKMELLHNDDTQTSNVKSQTTVPQKSSVGGSGSLMFVRLRVQLPAGKKKGVGGLHLGSTKTLPQRDAWLALSQESSDKLYAYLTQCRPDLCIIEGGEQEREADRDEEEFVLIEDEKEEEDNEGEVFQRHRSSGDDWEMVLMEDGGEKLLVTDRDPEGLNNIVESSQILEASHVKEICKELPPRTVGHTWRLAYSTSRHGASLKSLYRKVGATDSPVLIVIKDALDEIFGAFLSHPLRPSETFYGTGETFLFMLHPRFKCFRWTGENSFFIKGDLDSFAIGGGSGHFGLWLDENLYLGRSSPCLTFNNCCLSETDDFRVMELEVWSFS, translated from the exons ATGGCTCAGTCTGTGAGGAGGCCCAAGACTTTAGGGGCCATGGACCACGAGCCCAAGAAGGACAAGACCAGGACCAGCTACTTTGGCAATGTCAAGAGCAG GCTAGGTTCAAAGCTTCCTCCTGGCATCTCTCAGCCTCCACAGTTTGCTAAGGGGCCCTGGGAGATTCAGCCTCAGCCTCGAGTACTGCAGGACCCCTCAGACATAAACAAGCATCAACACCAACCCACTGTGGGCCGGCCTCTCAACCACATCCCCCACATCAGAAACCCCAAACTGCGGCAGTACTACCTGCAAG GGACCTCATGGGATCCAAACAATGTTGCAATGAAACAAGAACATATGGGTGCACTGTCAGGTGACAGCTCAGGCAGCACA GGTCTTCCTGGAGACACAGTGTTTAGTGTCTCATCCCAGTTCAGCAGTAACAGTACATCCTCAGCAGAAGGGAGCAAAATGGGCCACAATACCTCCTCAAATGTATCCTCCCCTTCTGCTTTCCTCATACCTAGAGAG CAGCTGGCTGTCCCGAAGGCAAAAAACACTTCCACCGGTCACGGATCGTCTCAAACAGAGCTGAACTCAAACTCTGATCCTAGAGAGAAGCAGGATGTGGAGGTTGATCAGGACTCTTTGGATACACTatctgctccacctcactctccctcacCAGAAGCAGAATATGACAAACTACTG GATGTGGAGGCGGTACCGCTGCCTGATGGACAGCTCTGCTTATTGGCTCTGCCGCCGGAGTGCTGTCAGGGGGAAGGACCAGAGGCCATGCCATGCCTCAAACTCTTCTGCCGCTACATCACCGACCGAAAG GGTGTGGTTTCCGGCATCCTGCTGGTCACATCCAATAAGATCTTCTTTGACCCATGTAAGACACTTGCTCTGGTGAAGGAACATGGCTGTGAGGAGTATCTCCTGTCCTGTTCTGTTGACAACCTGGCATCAGTCTCCTTTTTCTCTGACATCTCACATGTTCACTTCAACACCTCCCAACAGAG gagaaaaggaaagaaaatgtcccagaaaaccatgaaatgcaAAGCAAGCAAACCTACCTTACCACACCTGAAGGGGGAGTCGATGCCTTCTCTGGTGTCTGCAGTTTCATCAGACTTGTCCAGCCTGGGTCTGAGCCTGACTAAAGATGTTtctgaagaagaggagatggagagcaGAGACATGGCAGAGGCAGAGTTGGAGCTTGATAGTAGCCCTCTAGAGGTGCTGTCTGAGGCGTCCGTGGGTGGTCTGGGAGCGGTTGTTCTGAACAGCGCTGCCACCTTCTGCTGTGGAGGTCAAGAGGCAGAGAGTAAGATGAAGATGGAGCTGCTGCACAATGATGACACCCAGACATCTAATGTGAAGAGTCAGACAACAG taCCGCAAAAGTCATCAGTAGGTGGTTCTGGGAGTCTGATGTTTGTGCGGCTGCGGGTTCAGCTGCCcgcaggaaagaaaaaaggtgtAGGAGGTCTTCATCTGGGGTCAACCAAAACTTTACCGCAAAGGGATGCATGGCTTGCCCTTTCACAAGAGAG CTCTGACAAGTTGTACGCCTACCTAACACAATGTCGGCCAGACTTGTGTATCATTGAGGGAGgggagcaggagagggaggCAGACCGTGATGAAGAGGAGTTTGTACTTATTGAGGacgagaaggaggaggaggacaatgAAGGAGAGGTGTTCCAGAGGCACCGCAGCTCAGGAGACGACTGGGAG ATGGTGTTAATGGAAGATGGTGGGGAGAAGCTCCTGGTCACCGACCGGGATCCTGAGGGACTTAATAATATTGTAGAGAGCAGTCAGATTTTAGAAGCCTCACATGTTAAAGAG ATATGCAAAGAGCTTCCTCCCAGGACAGTCGGCCACACCTGGCGCTTGGCTTACAGCACGTCTCGTCATGGTGCTAGTCTCAAGTCCCTCTACAGAAAAGTCGGGGCTACGGACTCTCCTGTGCTTATTGTTATCAAAGATGCACTTGATGAG atATTTGGGGCCTTCCTCTCCCACCCTCTGAGGCCCAGTGAGACGTTCTATGGCACAGGAGAAACGTTCCTCTTCATGTTGCACCCTCGCTTCAAG TGCTTCAGATGGACTGGAGAAAACTCCTTTTTCATTAAAGGAGACTTGGACTCCTTTGCTATTGGTGGAGGCAG tggTCACTTTGGTCTGTGGCTGGATGAGAATCTGTACCTGGGTCGCAGCAGCCCCTGCTTAACTTTCAACAACTGCTGCCTCTCAGAAACAGATGACTTCCGTGTAATGGAGCTGGAGGTGTGGTCCTTCAGCTGA
- the si:ch211-15d5.11 gene encoding nuclear receptor coactivator 7 isoform X4 has product MGSLFQSLYSKYNRRNVYSGVYSKGLPGDTVFSVSSQFSSNSTSSAEGSKMGHNTSSNVSSPSAFLIPREQLAVPKAKNTSTGHGSSQTELNSNSDPREKQDVEVDQDSLDTLSAPPHSPSPEAEYDKLLDVEAVPLPDGQLCLLALPPECCQGEGPEAMPCLKLFCRYITDRKGVVSGILLVTSNKIFFDPCKTLALVKEHGCEEYLLSCSVDNLASVSFFSDISHVHFNTSQQRRKGKKMSQKTMKCKASKPTLPHLKGESMPSLVSAVSSDLSSLGLSLTKDVSEEEEMESRDMAEAELELDSSPLEVLSEASVGGLGAVVLNSAATFCCGGQEAESKMKMELLHNDDTQTSNVKSQTTVPQKSSVGGSGSLMFVRLRVQLPAGKKKGVGGLHLGSTKTLPQRDAWLALSQESSDKLYAYLTQCRPDLCIIEGGEQEREADRDEEEFVLIEDEKEEEDNEGEVFQRHRSSGDDWEMVLMEDGGEKLLVTDRDPEGLNNIVESSQILEASHVKEICKELPPRTVGHTWRLAYSTSRHGASLKSLYRKVGATDSPVLIVIKDALDEIFGAFLSHPLRPSETFYGTGETFLFMLHPRFKCFRWTGENSFFIKGDLDSFAIGGGSGHFGLWLDENLYLGRSSPCLTFNNCCLSETDDFRVMELEVWSFS; this is encoded by the exons ATGGGAAGTCTGTTTCAGAGTCTCTACAGCAAGTACAACCGAAGGAATGTCTATTCAGGCGTTTATTCTAAG GGTCTTCCTGGAGACACAGTGTTTAGTGTCTCATCCCAGTTCAGCAGTAACAGTACATCCTCAGCAGAAGGGAGCAAAATGGGCCACAATACCTCCTCAAATGTATCCTCCCCTTCTGCTTTCCTCATACCTAGAGAG CAGCTGGCTGTCCCGAAGGCAAAAAACACTTCCACCGGTCACGGATCGTCTCAAACAGAGCTGAACTCAAACTCTGATCCTAGAGAGAAGCAGGATGTGGAGGTTGATCAGGACTCTTTGGATACACTatctgctccacctcactctccctcacCAGAAGCAGAATATGACAAACTACTG GATGTGGAGGCGGTACCGCTGCCTGATGGACAGCTCTGCTTATTGGCTCTGCCGCCGGAGTGCTGTCAGGGGGAAGGACCAGAGGCCATGCCATGCCTCAAACTCTTCTGCCGCTACATCACCGACCGAAAG GGTGTGGTTTCCGGCATCCTGCTGGTCACATCCAATAAGATCTTCTTTGACCCATGTAAGACACTTGCTCTGGTGAAGGAACATGGCTGTGAGGAGTATCTCCTGTCCTGTTCTGTTGACAACCTGGCATCAGTCTCCTTTTTCTCTGACATCTCACATGTTCACTTCAACACCTCCCAACAGAG gagaaaaggaaagaaaatgtcccagaaaaccatgaaatgcaAAGCAAGCAAACCTACCTTACCACACCTGAAGGGGGAGTCGATGCCTTCTCTGGTGTCTGCAGTTTCATCAGACTTGTCCAGCCTGGGTCTGAGCCTGACTAAAGATGTTtctgaagaagaggagatggagagcaGAGACATGGCAGAGGCAGAGTTGGAGCTTGATAGTAGCCCTCTAGAGGTGCTGTCTGAGGCGTCCGTGGGTGGTCTGGGAGCGGTTGTTCTGAACAGCGCTGCCACCTTCTGCTGTGGAGGTCAAGAGGCAGAGAGTAAGATGAAGATGGAGCTGCTGCACAATGATGACACCCAGACATCTAATGTGAAGAGTCAGACAACAG taCCGCAAAAGTCATCAGTAGGTGGTTCTGGGAGTCTGATGTTTGTGCGGCTGCGGGTTCAGCTGCCcgcaggaaagaaaaaaggtgtAGGAGGTCTTCATCTGGGGTCAACCAAAACTTTACCGCAAAGGGATGCATGGCTTGCCCTTTCACAAGAGAG CTCTGACAAGTTGTACGCCTACCTAACACAATGTCGGCCAGACTTGTGTATCATTGAGGGAGgggagcaggagagggaggCAGACCGTGATGAAGAGGAGTTTGTACTTATTGAGGacgagaaggaggaggaggacaatgAAGGAGAGGTGTTCCAGAGGCACCGCAGCTCAGGAGACGACTGGGAG ATGGTGTTAATGGAAGATGGTGGGGAGAAGCTCCTGGTCACCGACCGGGATCCTGAGGGACTTAATAATATTGTAGAGAGCAGTCAGATTTTAGAAGCCTCACATGTTAAAGAG ATATGCAAAGAGCTTCCTCCCAGGACAGTCGGCCACACCTGGCGCTTGGCTTACAGCACGTCTCGTCATGGTGCTAGTCTCAAGTCCCTCTACAGAAAAGTCGGGGCTACGGACTCTCCTGTGCTTATTGTTATCAAAGATGCACTTGATGAG atATTTGGGGCCTTCCTCTCCCACCCTCTGAGGCCCAGTGAGACGTTCTATGGCACAGGAGAAACGTTCCTCTTCATGTTGCACCCTCGCTTCAAG TGCTTCAGATGGACTGGAGAAAACTCCTTTTTCATTAAAGGAGACTTGGACTCCTTTGCTATTGGTGGAGGCAG tggTCACTTTGGTCTGTGGCTGGATGAGAATCTGTACCTGGGTCGCAGCAGCCCCTGCTTAACTTTCAACAACTGCTGCCTCTCAGAAACAGATGACTTCCGTGTAATGGAGCTGGAGGTGTGGTCCTTCAGCTGA
- the si:ch211-15d5.11 gene encoding nuclear receptor coactivator 7 isoform X3: MAQSVRRPKTLGAMDHEPKKDKTRTSYFGNVKSRLGSKLPPGISQPPQFAKGPWEIQPQPRVLQDPSDINKHQHQPTVGRPLNHIPHIRNPKLRQYYLQGTSWDPNNVAMKQEHMGALSGDSSGSTGLPGDTVFSVSSQFSSNSTSSAEGSKMGHNTSSNVSSPSAFLIPREQLAVPKAKNTSTGHGSSQTELNSNSDPREKQDVEVDQDSLDTLSAPPHSPSPEAEYDKLLDVEAVPLPDGQLCLLALPPECCQGEGPEAMPCLKLFCRYITDRKGVVSGILLVTSNKIFFDPCKTLALVKEHGCEEYLLSCSVDNLASVSFFSDISHVHFNTSQQRRKGKKMSQKTMKCKASKPTLPHLKGESMPSLVSAVSSDLSSLGLSLTKDVSEEEEMESRDMAEAELELDSSPLEVLSEASVGGLGAVVLNSAATFCCGGQEAESKMKMELLHNDDTQTSNVKSQTTVPQKSSVGGSGSLMFVRLRVQLPAGKKKGVGGLHLGSTKTLPQRDAWLALSQESSDKLYAYLTQCRPDLCIIEGGEQEREADRDEEEFVLIEDEKEEEDNEGEVFQRHRSSGDDWEMVLMEDGGEKLLVTDRDPEGLNNIVESSQILEASHVKEICKELPPRTVGHTWRLAYSTSRHGASLKSLYRKVGATDSPVLIVIKDALDEIFGAFLSHPLRPSETFYGTGETFLFMLHPRFKCFRWTGENSFFIKGDLDSFAIGGVVTLVCGWMRICTWVAAAPA; the protein is encoded by the exons ATGGCTCAGTCTGTGAGGAGGCCCAAGACTTTAGGGGCCATGGACCACGAGCCCAAGAAGGACAAGACCAGGACCAGCTACTTTGGCAATGTCAAGAGCAG GCTAGGTTCAAAGCTTCCTCCTGGCATCTCTCAGCCTCCACAGTTTGCTAAGGGGCCCTGGGAGATTCAGCCTCAGCCTCGAGTACTGCAGGACCCCTCAGACATAAACAAGCATCAACACCAACCCACTGTGGGCCGGCCTCTCAACCACATCCCCCACATCAGAAACCCCAAACTGCGGCAGTACTACCTGCAAG GGACCTCATGGGATCCAAACAATGTTGCAATGAAACAAGAACATATGGGTGCACTGTCAGGTGACAGCTCAGGCAGCACA GGTCTTCCTGGAGACACAGTGTTTAGTGTCTCATCCCAGTTCAGCAGTAACAGTACATCCTCAGCAGAAGGGAGCAAAATGGGCCACAATACCTCCTCAAATGTATCCTCCCCTTCTGCTTTCCTCATACCTAGAGAG CAGCTGGCTGTCCCGAAGGCAAAAAACACTTCCACCGGTCACGGATCGTCTCAAACAGAGCTGAACTCAAACTCTGATCCTAGAGAGAAGCAGGATGTGGAGGTTGATCAGGACTCTTTGGATACACTatctgctccacctcactctccctcacCAGAAGCAGAATATGACAAACTACTG GATGTGGAGGCGGTACCGCTGCCTGATGGACAGCTCTGCTTATTGGCTCTGCCGCCGGAGTGCTGTCAGGGGGAAGGACCAGAGGCCATGCCATGCCTCAAACTCTTCTGCCGCTACATCACCGACCGAAAG GGTGTGGTTTCCGGCATCCTGCTGGTCACATCCAATAAGATCTTCTTTGACCCATGTAAGACACTTGCTCTGGTGAAGGAACATGGCTGTGAGGAGTATCTCCTGTCCTGTTCTGTTGACAACCTGGCATCAGTCTCCTTTTTCTCTGACATCTCACATGTTCACTTCAACACCTCCCAACAGAG gagaaaaggaaagaaaatgtcccagaaaaccatgaaatgcaAAGCAAGCAAACCTACCTTACCACACCTGAAGGGGGAGTCGATGCCTTCTCTGGTGTCTGCAGTTTCATCAGACTTGTCCAGCCTGGGTCTGAGCCTGACTAAAGATGTTtctgaagaagaggagatggagagcaGAGACATGGCAGAGGCAGAGTTGGAGCTTGATAGTAGCCCTCTAGAGGTGCTGTCTGAGGCGTCCGTGGGTGGTCTGGGAGCGGTTGTTCTGAACAGCGCTGCCACCTTCTGCTGTGGAGGTCAAGAGGCAGAGAGTAAGATGAAGATGGAGCTGCTGCACAATGATGACACCCAGACATCTAATGTGAAGAGTCAGACAACAG taCCGCAAAAGTCATCAGTAGGTGGTTCTGGGAGTCTGATGTTTGTGCGGCTGCGGGTTCAGCTGCCcgcaggaaagaaaaaaggtgtAGGAGGTCTTCATCTGGGGTCAACCAAAACTTTACCGCAAAGGGATGCATGGCTTGCCCTTTCACAAGAGAG CTCTGACAAGTTGTACGCCTACCTAACACAATGTCGGCCAGACTTGTGTATCATTGAGGGAGgggagcaggagagggaggCAGACCGTGATGAAGAGGAGTTTGTACTTATTGAGGacgagaaggaggaggaggacaatgAAGGAGAGGTGTTCCAGAGGCACCGCAGCTCAGGAGACGACTGGGAG ATGGTGTTAATGGAAGATGGTGGGGAGAAGCTCCTGGTCACCGACCGGGATCCTGAGGGACTTAATAATATTGTAGAGAGCAGTCAGATTTTAGAAGCCTCACATGTTAAAGAG ATATGCAAAGAGCTTCCTCCCAGGACAGTCGGCCACACCTGGCGCTTGGCTTACAGCACGTCTCGTCATGGTGCTAGTCTCAAGTCCCTCTACAGAAAAGTCGGGGCTACGGACTCTCCTGTGCTTATTGTTATCAAAGATGCACTTGATGAG atATTTGGGGCCTTCCTCTCCCACCCTCTGAGGCCCAGTGAGACGTTCTATGGCACAGGAGAAACGTTCCTCTTCATGTTGCACCCTCGCTTCAAG TGCTTCAGATGGACTGGAGAAAACTCCTTTTTCATTAAAGGAGACTTGGACTCCTTTGCTATTGGTGGAG tggTCACTTTGGTCTGTGGCTGGATGAGAATCTGTACCTGGGTCGCAGCAGCCCCTGCTTAA